One genomic segment of Alicycliphilus denitrificans K601 includes these proteins:
- the flgA gene encoding flagellar basal body P-ring formation chaperone FlgA, translating to MPHSPSRPSRAARARRLLWAALALAAALAPAARAQSEAGQELSAIGQRWLDKTLAQTQGGALPLRMEVSVGALDPRLRLAPCARVEPYLPAGARLWGRTRLGLRCMDGPTRWNVFLPITVKAFGPAWVLAGNVASGEVLSEADAVEAEVDWAAEPAAIVANPQAWVGLIATRPLAAGQALRQNMVRAPDLFKAGSPVRVVVQGPGYAVTSSGQAMSAGAQGQNVRVRMANGRIVAGIVLEDGTVEAAL from the coding sequence ATGCCGCATTCCCCGTCCCGCCCATCCCGTGCCGCCCGCGCGCGCCGCCTGCTCTGGGCGGCGCTGGCGCTCGCCGCCGCCCTGGCGCCTGCGGCGCGCGCGCAGAGCGAGGCCGGGCAAGAGCTCTCCGCCATCGGTCAGCGCTGGCTGGACAAGACGCTGGCGCAGACCCAGGGCGGCGCGCTGCCGCTGCGCATGGAGGTGAGCGTGGGCGCGCTGGACCCGCGCCTGCGGCTCGCCCCCTGCGCCCGCGTCGAGCCTTACCTGCCCGCAGGCGCGCGCCTGTGGGGCCGCACGCGCCTGGGCTTGCGTTGCATGGACGGACCCACGCGCTGGAACGTGTTCCTGCCCATCACCGTCAAGGCTTTCGGGCCTGCCTGGGTGCTGGCGGGCAACGTGGCCAGCGGCGAAGTGCTGAGCGAGGCCGACGCGGTCGAGGCCGAGGTGGACTGGGCGGCGGAGCCCGCCGCCATCGTGGCCAACCCCCAGGCCTGGGTGGGGCTGATCGCCACGCGGCCGCTGGCCGCTGGGCAGGCGCTGCGCCAGAACATGGTGCGCGCGCCCGATCTGTTCAAGGCGGGTTCCCCCGTGCGCGTGGTCGTGCAGGGGCCGGGTTACGCGGTCACATCGTCAGGCCAGGCCATGAGCGCCGGCGCGCAGGGGCAGAATGTGCGCGTCCGCATGGCCAATGGCCGTATCGTTGCCGGTATTGTGCTTGAGGATGGGACAGTGGAGGCCGCTTTGTGA
- the flhA gene encoding flagellar biosynthesis protein FlhA — MSTPSPLHSMRQWAGVHGSALQGLSAPLLVVAILALMVLPIPAWLLDTFFTLNIAVALMVMMVAAYMVRPLDFAAFPSVLLLTTLMRLSLNVASTRVVLLEGHTGPGAAGAVIEAFGHFLIGGNFAVGLIVFAILVVINFVVVTKGAERIAEVSARFTLDAMPGKQMAVDADLNAGLIDEKEAKRRRAEVQEEANFFGSMDGASKFVRGDAIAGILILIINIVGGFAIGMLSHGLSAGDAANSYILLAVGDALVAQIPGLLISVAAAMVISRVGKEEDMGRQIVQQLFMSPRVLGMAGAILVLLGLIPGMPHAVFLLMGSSLGWAAWLLLQRQKQAAVEPEAPPAPVGDGEASWDDLQPVDLLGLELGYRLIALVDKNRQGDLLTRIKGVRRKFAQEVGFLPPAVHVRDNLELKPSSYRVLLRGVVVGEGEAHPGMFLAINPGGISTPLIGTPTTDPAFGLPAHWIDAAQKEAAQMAGFTVVDSETVMATHLSHLMQVHAAKLLSRTETQQLVEHVARLAPKLIEEVVPKMVSITTFQKVLQLLLEESVHIRDIRTIIETLAEHAGGTQDPAELARRVRIALSPAIVQQIYGPTRELSVIAIEPGLERLLVQALSNANGPALDPGVADLLTRKAAEVALKQEEMGMPACLLVPDAIRSAIARLVRRVAPRLQVLAHSEIPETHTIRIGPILQGASS; from the coding sequence ATGAGCACGCCCTCCCCCCTCCACTCCATGCGCCAATGGGCCGGCGTCCACGGCTCGGCCCTGCAGGGGCTGTCGGCCCCGCTGCTCGTGGTGGCCATCCTGGCGCTGATGGTGCTGCCCATCCCCGCGTGGCTGCTCGACACCTTCTTCACGCTCAACATCGCCGTGGCGCTGATGGTGATGATGGTGGCGGCCTACATGGTGCGGCCGCTGGACTTCGCAGCCTTCCCCTCGGTGCTGCTGCTCACGACCTTGATGCGCCTGTCGCTCAACGTGGCCTCCACGCGCGTGGTGCTGCTGGAGGGCCACACGGGCCCGGGCGCGGCAGGCGCGGTGATCGAGGCCTTCGGCCACTTCCTGATCGGCGGCAACTTCGCCGTGGGCCTGATCGTGTTCGCCATCCTGGTGGTCATCAACTTCGTGGTGGTGACCAAGGGCGCGGAGCGCATCGCCGAGGTCTCAGCGCGCTTCACGCTGGACGCCATGCCCGGCAAGCAGATGGCCGTGGACGCCGATCTGAACGCCGGCCTGATCGACGAGAAGGAGGCCAAGCGCCGCCGCGCCGAGGTGCAGGAGGAGGCCAACTTCTTCGGCTCCATGGACGGCGCGAGCAAGTTCGTGCGCGGCGACGCCATCGCCGGCATCCTGATCCTGATCATCAACATCGTGGGGGGCTTCGCCATCGGCATGCTGTCGCATGGCCTGTCGGCAGGCGACGCGGCCAACAGCTACATCCTGCTGGCCGTGGGCGACGCGCTCGTGGCGCAGATCCCGGGGCTCTTGATCTCGGTGGCCGCGGCCATGGTGATCTCGCGCGTGGGCAAGGAAGAGGACATGGGCCGCCAGATCGTGCAGCAGCTGTTCATGTCGCCGCGCGTGCTGGGCATGGCGGGCGCCATCCTGGTGCTGCTGGGCCTGATCCCGGGCATGCCGCACGCGGTGTTCCTGCTCATGGGCAGCAGCCTGGGCTGGGCCGCCTGGCTGCTGCTGCAGCGCCAGAAGCAGGCGGCCGTGGAGCCCGAGGCGCCGCCCGCCCCCGTGGGCGACGGCGAGGCCAGCTGGGACGACCTGCAGCCCGTGGACCTGCTGGGCCTGGAGCTGGGCTACCGGCTGATCGCCCTCGTGGACAAGAACCGCCAGGGCGACCTGCTCACGCGCATCAAGGGCGTGCGCCGCAAGTTCGCGCAGGAGGTGGGCTTCCTTCCGCCGGCCGTGCACGTGCGCGACAACCTGGAGCTCAAGCCGAGCAGCTACCGCGTGCTGCTGCGCGGCGTGGTGGTGGGCGAGGGCGAGGCGCATCCGGGCATGTTCCTGGCCATCAACCCCGGCGGCATCTCCACGCCGCTGATCGGCACGCCGACGACCGACCCGGCCTTCGGCCTGCCCGCGCACTGGATCGACGCGGCCCAGAAGGAAGCGGCACAAATGGCGGGCTTTACCGTGGTTGATTCGGAAACCGTGATGGCGACCCATTTGTCACACTTGATGCAAGTGCACGCCGCCAAGCTCCTGAGCCGCACCGAGACGCAGCAGCTCGTCGAGCATGTGGCCCGGCTGGCACCCAAACTGATCGAGGAAGTCGTACCCAAGATGGTCTCCATCACCACGTTCCAGAAGGTGCTGCAGCTGCTGCTGGAGGAGTCCGTGCACATCCGCGACATCCGAACCATCATCGAGACGCTGGCCGAGCATGCCGGCGGCACGCAGGACCCGGCCGAGCTGGCGCGGCGCGTGCGCATCGCCCTTTCGCCGGCCATCGTGCAGCAGATCTACGGCCCCACGCGCGAGCTCAGCGTCATCGCCATCGAGCCCGGCCTGGAGCGCCTGCTGGTGCAGGCCCTCTCCAACGCCAACGGCCCGGCACTGGACCCCGGCGTGGCCGACCTGCTCACGCGCAAGGCCGCCGAGGTGGCGCTCAAGCAGGAGGAGATGGGCATGCCCGCCTGCCTGCTGGTGCCCGACGCGATCCGCAGCGCCATCGCGCGCCTGGTGCGCCGCGTGGCGCCGCGCCTGCAGGTGCTGGCGCACAGCGAGATCCCTGAAACCCACACCATCCGCATCGGCCCCATCCTCCAAGGTGCATCGTCATGA
- the motB gene encoding flagellar motor protein MotB, with product MAEKKLQPIIIKRIKKGGHAAHGGAWKIAYADFVTAMMAFFLLMWLLGSTAKGELQGIAAYFASPLKVAMQGGDGAGNSSSVIPGGGNDLSKVHGQVRRSDSESNTSTRSIDTVRAERARLDAQRIKALQSKIDAMITENPRLNEYRSQIRIDVTPDGLQIQIVDDQNRPMFDSGSALVKPYMRDILREIGAALGSVENRISLAGHTDAAPYGNGDRGYSNWELSADRANASRRELVAAGMPDARLGRVVGLAASDLLEPDNPRAPVNRRITITVLTHEAEERLMGKKNVAFPLPPADAEKQDNPTPPPQK from the coding sequence GCGGCGCCTGGAAGATCGCCTACGCCGACTTCGTGACGGCCATGATGGCCTTCTTCCTGCTGATGTGGCTGCTGGGCTCCACGGCCAAGGGCGAGCTGCAGGGCATCGCGGCGTATTTCGCGTCGCCGCTGAAGGTGGCGATGCAGGGCGGCGACGGCGCGGGCAACAGCTCCAGCGTGATTCCGGGCGGCGGCAACGACCTGTCCAAGGTGCATGGCCAAGTGCGCCGCTCCGACTCCGAGAGCAACACCAGCACGCGCAGCATCGACACGGTGCGCGCCGAGCGCGCCCGCCTGGACGCGCAGCGCATCAAGGCGCTGCAGTCCAAGATCGACGCCATGATCACCGAGAACCCGCGACTGAACGAGTACCGCTCGCAGATCCGCATCGACGTGACGCCCGACGGGCTGCAGATACAGATAGTGGACGACCAGAACCGCCCCATGTTCGACAGCGGCAGCGCGCTGGTCAAGCCCTACATGCGCGACATCCTGCGCGAGATCGGCGCGGCCCTGGGGAGCGTGGAGAACCGCATCAGCCTGGCGGGCCACACCGACGCCGCGCCATACGGCAATGGCGACCGCGGCTACAGCAACTGGGAGCTGTCGGCCGATCGCGCGAACGCCTCGCGCCGCGAGCTGGTGGCCGCCGGCATGCCCGACGCCAGGCTAGGCCGCGTGGTGGGCCTGGCGGCCAGCGACCTGCTGGAGCCGGACAACCCGCGCGCGCCGGTGAACCGCCGTATCACGATCACCGTACTCACGCACGAGGCCGAGGAGCGGCTCATGGGCAAGAAGAACGTTGCATTCCCCCTGCCACCGGCCGATGCCGAAAAGCAGGACAATCCGACGCCTCCCCCCCAAAAATAA
- the flgC gene encoding flagellar basal body rod protein FlgC translates to MSMFSIFNVSGSAISAQSQRLNVVASNLANVDAVAGPDGQAYKARQVVFQTAPMGPDSSAGVRVSTIQESGVPGRRVHDPSNPMADAEGYVTHSNVNAVEEMVNMISASRSYQNNVEVMNTAKSLLLKTLQMGQ, encoded by the coding sequence ATGTCCATGTTCTCCATCTTCAACGTCTCGGGCAGCGCCATCAGCGCGCAGTCGCAGCGGCTGAACGTCGTGGCCAGCAACCTGGCCAACGTGGACGCCGTGGCCGGCCCCGACGGCCAGGCCTACAAGGCGCGCCAGGTGGTGTTCCAGACCGCGCCCATGGGCCCCGACAGCTCGGCCGGCGTGCGCGTGTCCACCATCCAGGAAAGCGGCGTGCCGGGACGGCGCGTGCACGATCCGTCCAACCCCATGGCCGATGCCGAGGGCTATGTGACCCACTCCAACGTGAACGCGGTGGAGGAGATGGTCAACATGATCTCGGCCTCGCGCTCGTACCAGAACAACGTGGAGGTCATGAACACGGCCAAGTCGCTGCTGCTCAAGACCCTGCAGATGGGCCAATAA
- a CDS encoding flagellar hook assembly protein FlgD, translated as MFISPIDTSALNAGATTTSTTRDSSTDPSAMQDRFLKLLVAQLNNQDPMNPLDNAQMTTQMAQINTVTGLQTLNLTMQTMAEQFSTMQQIQGISLIGRSVLSEGDRMSFADGTGKGMFDLAGAATNVKVDIVTAGGVVVDSIDMGAQEGGRHSVEWDASKYQGSTSDLRFRVTATNGETAVKATALTQSQVLATGSKSGALTLTLDNGSTVNYANVLGVL; from the coding sequence ATGTTCATTTCCCCCATAGACACGAGCGCGCTCAATGCCGGCGCCACCACCACTTCCACGACACGGGATTCGTCCACCGACCCGAGCGCGATGCAGGACCGCTTCCTCAAGCTGCTCGTGGCCCAGCTGAACAACCAGGACCCGATGAATCCGCTGGACAACGCCCAGATGACGACGCAGATGGCCCAGATCAACACGGTGACGGGCCTGCAGACGCTGAACCTGACCATGCAGACCATGGCCGAGCAGTTCAGCACCATGCAGCAGATCCAGGGCATCTCGCTGATCGGGCGATCGGTGCTCTCCGAGGGCGACCGCATGAGCTTCGCCGACGGAACCGGCAAGGGCATGTTCGACCTGGCGGGCGCGGCCACCAATGTGAAGGTGGACATCGTGACCGCGGGCGGCGTGGTGGTGGATTCGATCGACATGGGCGCGCAGGAAGGCGGCCGCCACAGCGTCGAATGGGATGCCAGCAAATACCAGGGCAGCACCTCCGACCTGCGCTTTCGCGTCACCGCCACGAACGGCGAGACCGCCGTCAAGGCCACGGCACTGACGCAGTCGCAGGTCCTGGCCACGGGCTCCAAGTCAGGCGCCCTGACCCTGACGCTGGACAACGGCAGCACCGTCAACTACGCCAACGTCCTGGGCGTGCTCTGA
- a CDS encoding RNA polymerase sigma factor FliA yields the protein MYTAKGQLDRDALFHQHLPLVRRIAHHMIAKLPPNVELDDLVQVGMIGLTDALSRYEAAQGVQFETFASQRIRGAMLDELRDGDWMSRGARKSQKEIEQALHRVEQRLGRSPMESEIAAELGMDLADYQALLGKVRGTQLVYLEDMGGGEEGEEGFLDRHVADEGADPMAVLRDQRLRTSLVAAIKQLPEREQHIMGMYYEHDMNLKEIAAVLGVTESRVCQLHSQAIARLRTKMRGH from the coding sequence ATGTACACAGCGAAAGGCCAGCTCGACCGGGACGCGCTGTTTCACCAGCACCTGCCCCTGGTGCGGCGCATCGCGCACCACATGATCGCCAAGCTCCCGCCCAACGTGGAGCTCGATGACCTGGTCCAGGTCGGCATGATCGGCCTGACCGACGCGCTCTCGCGCTACGAGGCGGCCCAGGGCGTGCAGTTCGAGACCTTCGCCAGCCAGCGCATCCGCGGCGCCATGCTCGACGAGCTGCGCGACGGCGACTGGATGAGCCGCGGCGCGCGCAAGAGCCAGAAGGAGATCGAGCAGGCCCTGCACCGCGTGGAGCAGCGCCTGGGCCGCAGCCCCATGGAGTCCGAGATAGCGGCCGAGCTGGGCATGGACCTGGCGGACTACCAGGCCCTGCTGGGCAAGGTGCGCGGCACGCAGCTCGTGTACCTGGAGGACATGGGCGGCGGCGAGGAGGGCGAGGAAGGCTTCCTGGACCGTCACGTGGCCGACGAGGGCGCCGACCCCATGGCCGTGCTGCGCGACCAGCGCCTGCGCACCTCGCTGGTGGCGGCCATCAAGCAGCTACCCGAGCGCGAGCAGCACATCATGGGTATGTACTACGAGCACGACATGAACCTCAAGGAAATCGCCGCCGTGCTGGGCGTGACCGAGTCGCGCGTGTGCCAGCTGCACAGCCAGGCGATTGCGCGGTTGCGGACCAAGATGCGGGGACATTAA
- the flgB gene encoding flagellar basal body rod protein FlgB — MLDKLTQRLDFHGNALLLRSERQRAIASNIANADTPGYVARDFQFADALRAAEGARAPGGMRQQSVSDPRHIPLPAASTGQSGGALGYALQTQPSLDNNSVDMDRERAAFVDNAVRYEATLRFINGNAKTMLSAIQGQ; from the coding sequence ATGCTCGACAAGCTGACCCAGCGGCTGGACTTTCACGGCAACGCGCTGCTGCTGCGCTCCGAGCGCCAGCGCGCCATCGCGAGCAACATCGCCAATGCCGACACGCCCGGCTACGTGGCGCGCGACTTCCAGTTCGCCGACGCCCTGCGCGCCGCGGAAGGCGCCCGCGCGCCCGGCGGCATGCGCCAGCAGAGCGTGAGCGACCCGCGCCACATACCGCTGCCGGCCGCCAGCACCGGCCAGTCGGGCGGCGCGCTGGGCTATGCGCTGCAGACCCAGCCCAGCCTGGACAACAACAGCGTGGACATGGACCGCGAGCGCGCCGCCTTCGTGGACAACGCCGTGCGCTACGAGGCCACGCTGCGCTTCATCAACGGCAATGCCAAGACCATGCTGAGCGCCATCCAGGGTCAATAA
- the flhF gene encoding flagellar biosynthesis protein FlhF — MNIKRFTAPTAREALAKARMAFGEGTLILSNRPTADGVEVMATAEESLSSSLHGGAEPAPSRLQERADDMAASQPMRAQKELPRPAPGAAQPGTEARGTVAKDTEQLAMSTLSFQDYVRERMLRRRHEALHGTGAAAPLGERAALERHAAPELPAQPPASPPVARHNPLRTMHAALGAEQLTPRRGEAPAPAANAAPTLAAGLGQQNLMKELQSMKDLIEDRFNTLAWLGQARQNPIQSNLMLKLIRAGYSPALSRAVLEHLPEQLGAQDAVRWLMDVLERNLHTDAQALPLYEEGGIYAMVGATGVGKTTTTAKLAALCARIHGPASVGLITLDTYRVGAHEQLRSYGRMLGVVAHLAHDRAALQDLLGLLAGKKMVLIDTTGVAPRDPRKRELLDVLQLPGVHRLLVLNASSHGDTLDDVLTGFKTDGSQQAILSKVDEAVKLGPALDALIRHQMVLRGVTNGQRVPEDWEAADAHKLVRASMRTNVKSAFDPKVSELNFFFSPAAEAVHEQGLADVA; from the coding sequence ATGAACATCAAACGCTTTACCGCCCCCACCGCCCGCGAGGCCCTGGCCAAGGCGCGCATGGCCTTCGGCGAGGGCACGCTGATCCTGTCCAACCGCCCCACGGCCGATGGCGTGGAGGTGATGGCCACGGCCGAGGAGAGCCTGTCGAGCAGCCTGCACGGCGGCGCCGAGCCCGCGCCCAGCCGCCTGCAGGAGCGCGCCGACGACATGGCCGCAAGCCAGCCCATGCGCGCGCAGAAGGAACTGCCCCGCCCCGCGCCCGGTGCGGCACAGCCCGGCACCGAGGCACGCGGCACCGTCGCCAAGGACACGGAGCAGCTGGCCATGAGCACGCTGTCGTTCCAGGACTACGTGCGCGAGCGCATGCTGCGCCGCCGCCACGAGGCCCTGCACGGCACGGGCGCCGCAGCGCCCCTGGGCGAGCGCGCGGCCCTGGAACGCCACGCGGCGCCGGAGCTGCCCGCGCAGCCCCCCGCGAGCCCCCCCGTGGCACGCCACAACCCGCTGCGCACGATGCACGCGGCCCTGGGGGCCGAGCAGCTCACGCCGCGCCGCGGCGAAGCGCCCGCCCCGGCGGCCAACGCCGCCCCCACGCTGGCCGCGGGGCTGGGACAGCAGAACCTGATGAAGGAACTGCAGTCCATGAAGGACCTGATCGAGGACCGCTTCAACACCCTGGCCTGGCTGGGCCAGGCGCGCCAGAACCCGATCCAGTCCAACCTGATGCTCAAGCTCATCCGCGCGGGCTATTCGCCGGCGCTCTCGCGCGCCGTGCTGGAACACCTGCCCGAGCAGCTGGGCGCGCAGGACGCTGTGCGCTGGCTCATGGACGTGCTCGAACGCAACCTGCACACCGACGCGCAGGCGCTGCCGCTGTACGAGGAAGGCGGCATCTACGCCATGGTGGGCGCCACCGGCGTGGGCAAGACCACCACCACCGCCAAGCTGGCCGCGCTGTGCGCACGCATCCACGGCCCGGCCAGCGTGGGCCTGATCACGCTGGACACCTACCGCGTAGGCGCGCACGAGCAGCTGCGCTCCTACGGCCGCATGCTGGGCGTGGTGGCGCACCTGGCGCACGACCGCGCCGCGCTGCAGGACCTGCTGGGCCTGCTGGCCGGCAAGAAGATGGTGCTCATCGACACCACGGGCGTGGCCCCGCGCGACCCGCGCAAGCGCGAGCTGCTCGACGTGCTGCAACTCCCCGGCGTGCATCGCCTGCTGGTGCTCAACGCCAGCAGCCACGGCGACACGCTGGACGACGTGCTCACCGGCTTCAAAACCGACGGCTCGCAACAGGCCATCCTGTCCAAGGTGGACGAGGCCGTGAAGCTCGGCCCGGCCCTGGACGCGCTGATCCGCCACCAGATGGTGCTGCGCGGCGTAACCAACGGCCAGCGCGTGCCCGAGGACTGGGAGGCCGCCGACGCGCACAAGCTCGTGCGCGCCTCCATGCGCACGAACGTGAAGTCGGCCTTCGACCCCAAGGTCAGCGAGCTCAACTTCTTCTTCTCGCCGGCCGCCGAGGCGGTCCACGAACAAGGACTGGCCGATGTTGCTTGA
- the cheY gene encoding chemotaxis response regulator CheY: MSSALRFLIVDDFSTMRRIVRNLLKESGYTEADEAEDGVVALNKLRNGKFDFVVSDINMPNMNGFQLLTEIKKDDTLKHLPVLMVTAEARKEDIVAAAQGGAAGYIVKPFTKATLEEKVALILKKMGL, from the coding sequence GTGTCCTCCGCCCTTCGCTTTCTGATCGTTGACGATTTCTCCACCATGCGGCGCATCGTCCGCAACCTGCTCAAGGAAAGCGGCTACACCGAGGCCGACGAGGCCGAGGACGGCGTGGTGGCGCTGAACAAGCTGCGCAACGGCAAGTTCGACTTCGTGGTCTCGGACATCAACATGCCCAACATGAACGGTTTCCAACTGCTCACCGAGATCAAGAAGGACGACACGCTCAAGCACCTGCCGGTGCTCATGGTGACGGCCGAGGCGCGCAAGGAAGACATCGTGGCCGCGGCCCAGGGCGGCGCGGCCGGTTACATCGTCAAGCCCTTCACCAAGGCCACGCTTGAGGAGAAGGTTGCGCTGATCCTGAAAAAAATGGGGCTGTGA
- the flgM gene encoding flagellar biosynthesis anti-sigma factor FlgM, whose translation MKIGNNPDIASTLSQAAAARQQAKAAAPAPAAEAASQSASRAAVGVPVTLSATARGVEAGRSTADFDAGKVKAVKTAIDNGSFKVDAEAVADKLLANAYETLSRSRG comes from the coding sequence ATGAAGATTGGAAACAACCCGGATATTGCGAGCACCTTGTCGCAGGCCGCTGCCGCCCGGCAGCAGGCCAAGGCAGCCGCGCCCGCGCCCGCCGCCGAGGCAGCAAGCCAGAGCGCATCGCGCGCCGCTGTCGGCGTGCCCGTCACGCTGTCCGCCACGGCGCGCGGCGTGGAGGCTGGCCGCAGCACGGCCGACTTCGACGCGGGCAAGGTCAAGGCCGTCAAGACGGCCATCGACAACGGCAGCTTCAAGGTCGATGCCGAGGCCGTGGCCGACAAGCTGCTGGCCAACGCCTACGAAACCCTGTCCCGTTCCCGCGGCTGA
- a CDS encoding EscU/YscU/HrcU family type III secretion system export apparatus switch protein, with amino-acid sequence MSSSQDKNLPATERKLQKARSDGQAARSRDLSHLAILGTGALALLVLAPWFVEYLQRALRQQLVFNAATVQMPGEMLSRLRTMAGVGLLASAAFALLTSGAALLSAIGAGGWIFSLKPITPQFNRLNPLSGFANLFSKQQMANVAKMVLMTGILAAVAWNFMGRSIEQMAALVLQPSPLSLRHAGQWIVSGMSLLLLVVFLFAVIDVPLQAFFFKSRLKMSHEEVKQEHKESDGNPQLKGRQRQRAREIADRASIAAVPKADFVVMNPTHYAVALKYDEASMGAPQVVSKGTDLLAFRIRELAQQHGVPVLQSPMLARALYAHAELEQPIPAQLYTAVAQVLAYVYRLKAALRGAGPMPEAQPVPDAHIPPELDPHHKPATAPGNA; translated from the coding sequence ATGAGTTCGAGCCAAGACAAAAACCTACCCGCCACCGAGCGCAAGCTGCAGAAGGCCCGCAGCGACGGCCAGGCCGCGCGCTCGCGGGACCTGTCGCACCTGGCCATCCTGGGCACGGGTGCGCTGGCGCTGCTGGTGCTGGCGCCCTGGTTCGTGGAATACCTGCAGCGCGCCCTGCGCCAGCAGTTGGTGTTCAACGCCGCCACCGTGCAGATGCCGGGCGAGATGCTCTCGCGCCTGCGCACCATGGCCGGCGTGGGCCTGCTGGCCAGCGCCGCGTTCGCGCTGCTGACGAGCGGGGCAGCGCTGCTGAGCGCCATCGGCGCGGGCGGCTGGATCTTCAGCCTCAAGCCCATCACGCCGCAGTTCAACCGGCTCAACCCGCTGTCGGGCTTCGCCAACCTGTTCTCCAAGCAGCAGATGGCCAACGTGGCCAAGATGGTGCTGATGACGGGCATCCTCGCGGCGGTGGCCTGGAACTTCATGGGCCGCAGCATCGAGCAGATGGCCGCGCTGGTACTGCAGCCCTCACCGCTGTCGCTGCGCCACGCGGGGCAGTGGATCGTCTCGGGCATGAGCCTGCTGCTGCTCGTGGTCTTCCTGTTCGCCGTGATCGACGTGCCGCTGCAGGCATTCTTCTTCAAATCGCGCCTGAAGATGAGCCACGAGGAAGTCAAGCAGGAGCACAAGGAGTCGGACGGCAACCCGCAGCTCAAGGGCCGCCAGCGCCAGCGCGCGCGCGAGATCGCCGACCGCGCCAGCATCGCCGCGGTACCGAAGGCCGACTTCGTGGTCATGAACCCCACGCACTACGCCGTGGCCCTGAAGTACGACGAGGCCAGCATGGGCGCGCCCCAGGTGGTCTCCAAGGGCACGGACCTGCTGGCCTTCAGGATCCGCGAACTGGCCCAGCAGCACGGCGTACCGGTGCTGCAGTCGCCCATGCTGGCGCGCGCGCTGTATGCCCACGCCGAGCTGGAGCAGCCCATCCCCGCGCAGCTCTACACCGCCGTGGCCCAGGTGCTGGCCTATGTGTACCGCCTGAAGGCCGCGCTGCGCGGCGCGGGCCCCATGCCCGAGGCCCAGCCCGTGCCCGACGCACACATTCCGCCCGAACTCGACCCGCACCACAAGCCGGCCACGGCCCCAGGTAACGCATGA
- a CDS encoding protein phosphatase CheZ → MQAEDQDAVAPSAAGPIHNQIGLLTRQLHNALNELGYADQLRGSMGELPDAQSRLSYIARLTGEAAEKVLSRVEQAKAQHDYIASETRRVVASLVADPVAAVAKGEIFNFLTDVERVTKEADTHLTEIMMAQDFHDLTGQVIARVVNLAATIEQQLVQLLIQTAPPQAAPQPPAEPRREHLQGPVVNPESTPDVVTSQSQVDDLLASLGF, encoded by the coding sequence ATGCAGGCAGAGGACCAGGATGCGGTTGCGCCCAGCGCGGCGGGCCCCATTCACAACCAGATCGGCCTGCTCACGCGCCAGCTGCACAACGCGCTCAACGAGCTGGGCTACGCCGACCAGCTGCGCGGCAGCATGGGCGAGCTGCCCGACGCGCAAAGCCGCCTGTCCTACATCGCGCGTCTCACGGGCGAGGCGGCAGAGAAGGTGCTCTCGCGCGTGGAACAGGCAAAGGCCCAGCACGACTACATCGCCAGCGAGACGCGCCGCGTGGTCGCCTCCCTGGTGGCCGACCCGGTGGCGGCCGTGGCCAAGGGGGAGATCTTCAACTTCCTCACCGACGTGGAACGCGTGACCAAGGAAGCGGACACCCACCTCACCGAGATCATGATGGCGCAGGACTTCCACGACCTCACCGGCCAGGTGATCGCGCGCGTGGTGAACCTGGCGGCCACCATCGAGCAGCAGCTCGTGCAGCTGCTGATACAGACCGCGCCGCCGCAGGCGGCCCCGCAGCCGCCCGCCGAGCCGCGCCGCGAACACCTGCAAGGCCCCGTGGTCAACCCCGAATCGACGCCCGACGTGGTAACCAGCCAGTCGCAGGTGGACGACCTGCTCGCCAGCCTGGGGTTCTGA